The sequence GGGATACAGAGACTTGAGTCGTACACACAGTTGTAAACCTTGCTGTTGACGCTTGTTGGGACGGTAATTACTTAATTCCATCACCACTAAATTGACTTGGCGAATATCTTGCTGGGCTAGTTCTGCTAAAACTTGTAAAGCCGCAGTATCAGTTCCCACCTCCGCTACAATCTGCAAATCAGGGAAACTCTCCAAAGCTACCCGCAATCCCAAGCGGAAAATCGGGTCTTGGTCAATTAACAACAATTTTAAAGTGCGATCGCTCATAGTCAGTTCAAAACAGAAATAATTCTTTTCCCCAGCCAGAAATCACCTATGAAGAAAGTGTCTGTCCATTGGTGTTAACTTAACGTGAAACCCACATCCCGCCTCAGAATGAATTCTGAGTCTCATAAAAAAAGTCATCTGAAGATGACTAAAAATTTCATTTATCCTCAGTTTACTTTAGTAAACTTTAGCTATTAGCCTTGGAATTCATTCCAAGGCGAGTAGGTAAGCTTTGCAATAAGCCATCTGTAGCTTAAGTTGATATCAATGGTGTCCGTTGCGCCCAGACGCAGAGAAAAGGACGCCAAGAACGACTTTTGCAAAAGACTTCTTCCCTGTTCCCTGTTCCCTTCTTCAATGACTAATTACTCATTGTCACCTGTTTGCGCTACCTCGGAAATGGATCATAATTGCCATAAGTAGCAATTAATTATGTAATTAAATGAACCTGAGTATTCGCCACTGGTTGGCAGAACGCCATGTCAAAATACTTAGCCTGAAGGAATTATCTCCTGGACAGATGGCAGGTGTCGCTTTCCGTATTATTCAGGATATGGAGGTTAAAAGTCTTATACCATTTGATATTTGCACCCTGACAGAAGTTTTAGAATTACCTCTGAGCACCGTATGGTCAGAAATCACCATCCTGGCGCTGTTGACAGAAAATCTTTTACGCCATATCAGCCAAATCAAACCTCTAAAACGCAATGAAGGTACATGGTTAGGATTGCAAATTGCTTATCTGCAAGGATTAGAACAAGTTTTAGCCCAAGAAGCCAGTCTCAAAAAACCTTGGCTAGATAGGGCGATGATTTGGAATAGACAAACTGCTTCTCCTCCCCTTCCAGTCAAACCTTTACAAGATGCTCAACTACAAGGTTTACTGAAAACTCTCAATCCCGGAAAATTGACTGATACTCAAGCTCAACAAGCACTGTCTTTGGTCGCAGACTCTTTACTGGTACAGCAAATGCACAGCGCCACCATAGCTTGGTTGGTCGCTAATGGCACAGAAGAAATTGAAGCTAAACTCTTAACTCAACGTTTGGGACATTCTCTACCAGGGTATTTACTGGGAGTTGTTGCTGAAAATGCTGCTCCTCTGGCTCAGTTACAAAAATTTGTCTGTTTGGGAAATCTTACTTCTTCTAGTTCTCAGGTTAATGACAAAATTGATCTGTATCGAGAACACTACCGCGCTAGTTTGCTGCAAAGTCTCTCTCAACCGTTGTTTACAGAATCTTTTGCACTCAAAGATATTTACGTACCTCCGACAGGTTTACCGATAGAGGAAAGCAGTTATGAGTCTATTAAAAAAACTAGTTCCCCAGTTGATTTAAGGATATGGGCGCAGCAACAGCTAGATGATTTAGAAACCATCGCCATCATTGAATCAGAACCTGGTTATGGAAAAACTAGTTTTTGCCAAATTTGGGCCGCGAAGGTGGCGCGGGAGCTTTATCCCCATTGGATACCAATTATCATTAGATTACGCGATATCACCTATGGCGACACCATCGCCGCAACTCTCAATTCTGGTTTTTCGCTGCGTCACCAGATAAATCTGGCTACTTGGTTGGAGGGAAATCATCCGCGCTGTCTTTTGCTACTGGATGGTTTGGATGAGTTACCCCCCGTTGAACAAAACAAAAACGCCAAAGTCGTTTTTATGGAAGATTTGCTGCGTTTGCAGTCCCAGCATCGACATAAAATTGTGTTGACAACTCGGACAGCAACTCTACAAGCGACTATTCCCGAATTATTGCTATTGTCTAAAAGAATCGCCATCCAACCTTTGGATGTTGAAGGACTCAAGCAATGGTTTCAACAATGGACGGCGGCACAATCGTTACCTATTGCTCAAAATTACTTTTTGTTTTTAAAACAAGCAGGTTTATTTACTCACAACCCTAAATTAGTAGAACTTTCGGCTTTTGTTCGCCAACCGCTAATTTTGTATTTGCTTGGTGTTTTACACCGGGACGGTTTTTTAGATGATGGGTTATTAAAATTAGCTGCTCACAGCCAAGATTCTACAGGTTCTATTTTGCTTTGGGAAATTTTTCAGCGTCTGAGTCGTTGGTTTTTGGGTTATCCCTTGACTGAGGGCGTCAAAAATATTTTACTGCGTGCTGGGTCAGCTCATATCCACCGCACACCTGCAGCGATCGCAAATTTTCTTTCTAGTCGTCATCCTCAAGATATACTTGACAAAATGGAAGCCATCGCCCTCAAAATAT is a genomic window of Fortiea contorta PCC 7126 containing:
- a CDS encoding pentapeptide repeat-containing protein produces the protein MNLSIRHWLAERHVKILSLKELSPGQMAGVAFRIIQDMEVKSLIPFDICTLTEVLELPLSTVWSEITILALLTENLLRHISQIKPLKRNEGTWLGLQIAYLQGLEQVLAQEASLKKPWLDRAMIWNRQTASPPLPVKPLQDAQLQGLLKTLNPGKLTDTQAQQALSLVADSLLVQQMHSATIAWLVANGTEEIEAKLLTQRLGHSLPGYLLGVVAENAAPLAQLQKFVCLGNLTSSSSQVNDKIDLYREHYRASLLQSLSQPLFTESFALKDIYVPPTGLPIEESSYESIKKTSSPVDLRIWAQQQLDDLETIAIIESEPGYGKTSFCQIWAAKVARELYPHWIPIIIRLRDITYGDTIAATLNSGFSLRHQINLATWLEGNHPRCLLLLDGLDELPPVEQNKNAKVVFMEDLLRLQSQHRHKIVLTTRTATLQATIPELLLLSKRIAIQPLDVEGLKQWFQQWTAAQSLPIAQNYFLFLKQAGLFTHNPKLVELSAFVRQPLILYLLGVLHRDGFLDDGLLKLAAHSQDSTGSILLWEIFQRLSRWFLGYPLTEGVKNILLRAGSAHIHRTPAAIANFLSSRHPQDILDKMEAIALKILHSDRFCVNLAAQWEFDPIPPIYFRSVVSQQKQLTTTKIEFTHPQLGEYLCATAIVTQLKTLTQRQPAADGTETFILDSPSSVAQYLYNLLGYGILSPRITEIAIAGLQRLEKWEFSFAILSQRLESFWQAYCHGRWLDEGIAHRALTHFHTLQNPINTEQVNAAVGLNVFLLLCACYHQEKSCFYPGGNPTNTAEFNPYALHLLIAKTAVLSENAFLNRIKSQSLAGINLSKAYLSQVMLAEADLSHTNLADAVFTGANLAGANLTGANLAGANLTGANLTGANLTDTNLTVANLADANLSNTNLTNTNLTHTCLFSTILSETHKETATLNGAIFSLEQFHNLKQLLSQHSLQNITNASVNTDAWAKNLPDIVLIESLEGELILPVDLSHDVTDDATIISVAVDELHR